A stretch of Chloracidobacterium validum DNA encodes these proteins:
- a CDS encoding alpha-2-macroglobulin family protein — MVNHSVLITKLEGATMWTLRCLLDCALLCFFCNFTQAQVMDYQTLKTEAERLYAEGSYELARQRYAQLDPSTLPAGEARWVRFRLADTDWRARAATTQSDFEPARAALDKLIGETPKPEDRDLTWAEAQASLGDFWWLRRASRNWYQAWPHYSAALDWWAHSKDLTTARDRYLTLLFRAAYAADDGWYGERVQPIPIATLDEAMRLVQSDDERAHLHYLTAMSLRQQGGDYESRARVDEEFTAALAIGKRTPWYDDALFHSAQWLESAGRPFQQPDGSFQMRPDYATALARYRQLIAAYRPGESRYVEDARNRITELTQPSLTLGVGNVFLPDSEIRFGLNWRNVKRIELALYAVDVTQDLQPTDTDASGAQGVNLTGRQPVKTLSRDGDDQGDYRPRQALITLDGPLPVGAYLLEARAGRQTARELVLVTDAALIAKADGRRLVVFASSALDGTPLPNARLRVWFNGYDRQRSRSIWTAQTGTTDRDGLVTFEKPADQGHTCLIFAMAGARPALCLNTGGSLAPDPTGWKIYAFTDRAAYRPGDPAQWKIVARQLDGKRYRTPVGEAIGYELLNPRGEKVAEGTATLSQFGGAWGVFQPDATWPLGEYLIRFGKRQPDGAWQTVYGEATLFRLEEYKLPEFRVTVTTPEENGRRKTFRAGDRVEVAVAADYYFGGAVAGGRAEIIISEQPLYRPVFRRPEVAWFDEEAARFADYDRGSRGRIIRRETLTLDANGRAQVVIPTPRFASSDLEYRIEARVMDASRREVTGQATLRVGRQRFAVEARPEHRLHRPGENIAVTFYARDINDQPVAAEGLVTVTREIWKEIWLDARGRERTAAEAAARPEAGPYRIKQRGYEREELLKQTVKTDPERGMGALAFTAPKEGFYRVMWVTPEPNRNPITTDTTVWVSTTATTDTGYVAADLDIIADRDTLAVGRTVPILLVAPTSGRTVLLSTVRDGLGETRVIRMTGTAKLVELEITDRDTPNFQLEADSLLDLRLSQARRDFTVPPTGQILDVQVTADRAEVQPRESATFTIVTRDATGAPRPAEVAFAVTDDAVSAIQSDYAPDPRRFFHGTKRQAAIVTTTSLQYRPYARLKPQPADPAADRPANELAVEAEGGRDMATESVPRPAPGARAQTSEVAGMRRKEAARSELAADAAAEDGGSNVIVRSDFRATAFWQPNVVTGPDGRATVTVTFPDSLTTWKAMARAASATGEVGQATAQTQTNQPLIVRLQTPRFLVTDDRATVSAVVNNRTNQPATVTVTLAAQGVALDPDATRRITVPPQGEARADWSVTTADAGNATFTVTAVGDTHRDAMTRTLPAYRRGIEKFVAQSGQVRAPEATFQLNLPRERDNTRVVARLAPSLAVTMLDALPYLLDYPYGCTEQTMSRFLPAVIVAKTLREQGLPPEAIAGRLFGGIEAASAAKTHPGGQRNLAELDRIARQGLTRLYDFQKSDGSWGWWKETESDRFMTAYVVWGLALAKQAGLEVRPDALARGVAFLEGQLVAEENAPDRQAWLLHALAEAHHAMGAGPVGPPEQAALENLWKQRDRLSAYGRALYALAAHHYGADDRARVLVRNLANGVVRDTAPNSNLPTARWGAGGFWYRWTDSPVETTAFVLRALVTIDPANELVTPAMNWLVKNRRGAQWSNTRDTAISVLALNDYLRASGETAGPVEYEVVVNGTVVAKTTLTPRELLTAPAQIVVPENLLRDGVNDIQVRKRQGAALYVSAEATFFSRESPIPAAGNEIYVKRQYWRLIPRPTLLRGVVYERVALRDGDAVNPGDRLLCVMTVEAKNDYEYLVFEDLKPAGFEAVQVRSGIGPSLVEVRPGTDGRTGRACAAYQELRDRHLALFVDRLPQGVWQVEYELRAETPGRFSALPTLGHAMYVPEIRANGTETRVVVAAGAPETAERTGEE; from the coding sequence ATGGTCAATCATTCCGTTCTCATCACCAAGCTCGAAGGCGCAACCATGTGGACACTCCGTTGCCTACTCGACTGCGCCCTGCTGTGTTTCTTCTGCAACTTCACGCAAGCCCAAGTCATGGATTACCAAACGCTCAAGACCGAAGCCGAACGGCTTTACGCCGAGGGGTCTTACGAGCTGGCGCGCCAACGCTACGCGCAGCTCGATCCGTCCACCCTGCCGGCCGGCGAAGCCCGGTGGGTGCGTTTCCGCCTGGCGGATACCGATTGGCGGGCGCGGGCCGCAACGACCCAGTCCGACTTTGAGCCGGCGCGCGCGGCGCTCGACAAGCTGATTGGCGAAACCCCCAAACCGGAAGACCGCGACCTGACTTGGGCTGAGGCCCAGGCGTCGTTGGGTGACTTCTGGTGGCTGCGCCGCGCCAGCCGCAACTGGTACCAGGCCTGGCCGCACTACTCGGCGGCGCTCGACTGGTGGGCGCACTCGAAAGACCTGACGACGGCGCGCGACCGCTATCTGACGCTCCTCTTCAGAGCCGCCTACGCGGCGGATGATGGTTGGTATGGCGAGCGCGTCCAGCCCATTCCCATCGCCACACTCGATGAAGCCATGCGCCTGGTCCAAAGCGATGACGAACGCGCGCACCTGCATTACCTGACGGCGATGAGCTTGCGCCAACAGGGCGGGGACTATGAATCCCGCGCGCGCGTTGACGAGGAATTCACGGCCGCCCTCGCCATCGGCAAACGGACGCCCTGGTACGATGATGCCCTCTTTCACAGCGCCCAGTGGCTTGAATCGGCCGGACGCCCCTTCCAACAGCCCGATGGAAGCTTCCAGATGCGTCCCGATTACGCTACGGCGCTGGCCCGCTACCGACAACTCATCGCGGCCTATCGGCCCGGGGAATCGCGTTACGTCGAGGACGCGCGAAACCGCATCACCGAACTGACCCAGCCTTCCCTGACCTTGGGCGTAGGCAATGTGTTTCTCCCGGACTCCGAAATTCGCTTCGGGCTGAACTGGCGCAACGTCAAGCGCATCGAGCTGGCGCTTTACGCCGTTGATGTGACCCAGGACCTGCAACCGACCGATACCGATGCCAGCGGCGCGCAGGGCGTCAACCTCACCGGACGCCAACCGGTCAAAACACTCAGCCGCGACGGCGATGACCAAGGCGATTACCGTCCCCGGCAGGCGCTCATCACCCTTGACGGCCCGCTGCCCGTGGGGGCGTACCTGCTCGAAGCCCGCGCCGGACGGCAAACGGCACGGGAGTTGGTGCTGGTCACGGATGCCGCGCTGATTGCCAAAGCCGACGGCCGCCGGCTGGTCGTCTTCGCCAGCTCGGCACTGGACGGCACGCCCCTTCCCAACGCGCGCCTCCGGGTCTGGTTCAACGGTTATGACCGGCAGCGCAGTCGGTCCATCTGGACGGCACAGACCGGCACGACCGACCGTGACGGCCTGGTGACCTTTGAAAAACCGGCCGACCAAGGCCATACCTGCCTCATCTTTGCCATGGCCGGCGCGCGGCCGGCGCTCTGTCTCAACACCGGAGGAAGCCTGGCGCCGGACCCGACCGGCTGGAAAATCTATGCTTTCACCGACCGCGCCGCCTATCGGCCCGGCGATCCGGCGCAGTGGAAAATCGTCGCCCGCCAATTGGATGGCAAGCGCTACCGCACACCGGTCGGCGAAGCCATCGGTTACGAACTGCTCAACCCACGCGGTGAGAAGGTGGCCGAAGGCACTGCCACCCTGAGCCAATTTGGCGGCGCGTGGGGCGTCTTCCAACCCGATGCCACCTGGCCGCTCGGCGAATACCTCATTCGTTTTGGTAAGCGCCAGCCAGACGGCGCGTGGCAAACCGTCTATGGAGAGGCCACGCTGTTCCGACTGGAAGAGTACAAGCTGCCGGAATTTCGCGTGACCGTGACGACCCCGGAAGAAAACGGCCGCCGGAAGACTTTTCGCGCCGGCGACCGCGTCGAAGTCGCCGTGGCGGCTGACTATTACTTTGGCGGCGCGGTGGCCGGCGGACGCGCCGAAATCATCATCAGCGAGCAGCCGCTTTACCGGCCGGTGTTTCGGCGGCCGGAGGTTGCCTGGTTTGATGAGGAAGCTGCTCGCTTTGCCGATTATGACCGCGGCAGCCGCGGGCGGATCATCCGCCGCGAAACCCTCACGCTCGATGCGAATGGGCGGGCGCAAGTCGTCATTCCAACGCCGCGATTTGCTTCGTCCGACCTGGAGTACCGGATCGAGGCCCGCGTCATGGATGCGTCACGCCGCGAAGTCACCGGGCAGGCGACCCTGCGCGTCGGACGGCAACGCTTTGCCGTCGAGGCGCGTCCCGAACATCGGTTGCATCGCCCCGGTGAGAACATCGCCGTGACCTTCTACGCCCGCGACATCAACGATCAACCCGTCGCCGCCGAAGGTCTGGTCACCGTCACCCGCGAAATCTGGAAAGAAATTTGGCTCGACGCGCGCGGCCGGGAACGCACCGCGGCCGAAGCCGCCGCGCGCCCGGAAGCTGGACCCTACCGGATCAAGCAGCGCGGCTATGAACGCGAGGAACTCCTCAAGCAGACGGTGAAAACCGACCCGGAACGTGGCATGGGCGCACTGGCGTTCACGGCCCCCAAGGAAGGTTTCTACCGGGTGATGTGGGTGACGCCAGAACCCAACCGCAATCCGATCACGACGGATACGACCGTGTGGGTGTCAACGACAGCGACGACCGACACCGGCTACGTTGCCGCCGACCTGGACATCATTGCCGACCGCGACACGTTGGCCGTCGGGCGAACCGTCCCCATCCTGCTTGTGGCCCCGACGAGTGGTCGAACGGTGCTGCTTTCCACCGTGCGTGATGGCCTCGGTGAAACGCGCGTCATTCGGATGACCGGCACGGCCAAACTCGTCGAACTGGAGATTACCGACCGCGACACGCCCAACTTCCAACTGGAAGCTGACTCGCTGCTGGATCTGCGCCTATCCCAAGCCCGGCGGGATTTCACCGTTCCGCCCACGGGGCAGATCCTCGACGTGCAGGTGACGGCCGACCGCGCCGAGGTGCAGCCGCGCGAGTCGGCAACCTTCACGATTGTGACGCGCGATGCTACCGGAGCGCCGCGCCCGGCGGAAGTCGCCTTTGCCGTCACCGATGACGCCGTCAGCGCCATTCAGTCGGATTACGCCCCAGACCCACGGCGGTTTTTCCATGGAACGAAACGCCAGGCCGCGATTGTCACGACGACTTCGCTGCAATACCGCCCCTACGCGCGGCTGAAGCCGCAGCCGGCTGACCCGGCCGCCGACCGGCCCGCCAACGAGTTGGCTGTCGAAGCAGAGGGTGGGCGCGACATGGCTACTGAGTCCGTTCCGCGTCCGGCGCCAGGTGCCCGTGCTCAAACCAGCGAGGTTGCCGGGATGCGGCGCAAGGAAGCGGCGCGAAGTGAGCTTGCGGCCGATGCCGCCGCAGAGGATGGCGGCAGCAACGTCATCGTGCGCAGCGACTTTCGCGCCACCGCCTTCTGGCAACCCAATGTCGTGACCGGTCCTGACGGGCGGGCCACCGTCACGGTGACGTTTCCCGATTCACTGACCACCTGGAAAGCCATGGCGCGCGCGGCTTCTGCCACCGGAGAGGTTGGGCAAGCGACAGCGCAGACCCAGACCAATCAGCCGCTCATCGTTCGCCTGCAAACGCCACGCTTTTTGGTGACGGATGACCGGGCAACCGTCTCCGCCGTGGTCAACAACCGAACCAACCAACCGGCCACTGTTACCGTTACGCTGGCGGCGCAGGGTGTCGCGCTCGATCCGGACGCCACGCGCCGGATCACCGTGCCACCCCAGGGTGAAGCGCGCGCCGACTGGTCCGTGACCACGGCGGACGCCGGAAACGCCACCTTCACCGTCACGGCCGTTGGCGACACGCACCGCGACGCCATGACGCGCACCCTGCCCGCTTACCGGCGCGGTATCGAGAAGTTTGTGGCTCAATCTGGGCAGGTCCGTGCGCCAGAGGCCACGTTTCAACTCAACCTGCCACGGGAACGTGACAACACGCGCGTCGTCGCGCGCCTGGCGCCCAGCCTGGCCGTGACCATGCTGGATGCCCTGCCCTACCTGCTCGATTATCCCTACGGCTGCACCGAGCAAACCATGAGCCGCTTCCTGCCGGCCGTCATCGTGGCGAAGACGCTCCGCGAACAGGGCCTGCCACCCGAAGCCATTGCCGGCCGCCTGTTCGGCGGCATCGAAGCGGCCTCCGCCGCCAAAACCCACCCCGGCGGCCAGCGCAATCTGGCGGAACTGGACCGTATCGCCCGGCAGGGACTGACGCGCCTCTATGACTTCCAGAAATCTGACGGCAGTTGGGGCTGGTGGAAAGAAACCGAGTCGGATCGCTTCATGACGGCCTATGTCGTCTGGGGCCTGGCGCTGGCCAAGCAGGCCGGCCTGGAGGTCAGACCGGACGCGCTGGCCCGCGGCGTTGCCTTCCTTGAAGGCCAGCTCGTTGCCGAAGAAAACGCGCCCGACCGCCAGGCCTGGCTGCTCCACGCGCTGGCCGAAGCGCACCACGCCATGGGCGCCGGCCCCGTCGGGCCACCGGAGCAGGCCGCTCTGGAGAACCTCTGGAAGCAGCGCGACCGACTGAGCGCCTACGGCCGCGCCCTCTACGCGCTGGCCGCGCACCACTACGGCGCGGACGACCGGGCCAGGGTTCTCGTCCGAAACCTGGCCAACGGTGTTGTCCGCGACACTGCGCCCAACAGCAACCTGCCGACGGCGCGGTGGGGCGCGGGCGGCTTCTGGTACCGCTGGACGGATAGCCCGGTCGAAACGACGGCGTTTGTCCTCCGCGCCCTGGTGACCATTGACCCGGCCAATGAACTGGTCACGCCAGCCATGAACTGGCTGGTCAAGAATCGGCGCGGGGCGCAGTGGAGCAACACCCGGGATACGGCCATCAGCGTGCTGGCGCTCAATGACTACCTCCGGGCGAGCGGTGAAACCGCCGGGCCGGTCGAGTATGAGGTCGTGGTCAACGGCACGGTCGTGGCCAAAACGACCCTCACGCCACGCGAGTTGCTGACGGCGCCGGCCCAGATTGTCGTGCCGGAGAACCTGTTGCGCGATGGCGTCAATGACATCCAGGTTCGCAAGCGGCAGGGAGCAGCGCTCTACGTCAGCGCCGAGGCCACCTTCTTCAGCCGCGAGTCGCCGATTCCGGCGGCCGGCAACGAGATTTATGTCAAACGTCAATACTGGCGGCTTATCCCGCGGCCGACGCTGCTGCGGGGCGTGGTCTATGAGCGGGTGGCGCTGCGCGACGGCGATGCCGTCAACCCTGGTGACCGCCTGCTGTGCGTGATGACGGTTGAAGCCAAAAACGACTACGAGTACCTTGTGTTTGAAGACCTCAAGCCGGCGGGTTTTGAAGCCGTTCAGGTGCGGTCGGGCATCGGGCCGAGCCTGGTCGAAGTGCGCCCTGGGACGGACGGCCGTACCGGGCGCGCCTGCGCGGCCTACCAGGAACTGCGTGACCGGCACCTGGCGCTGTTCGTGGATCGGTTGCCACAGGGGGTCTGGCAGGTGGAATATGAGCTGCGGGCCGAAACGCCGGGGCGGTTTTCCGCGCTGCCTACGCTCGGCCATGCCATGTACGTCCCGGAAATACGTGCCAACGGCACAGAAACGCGCGTCGTCGTCGCGGCCGGTGCGCCCGAAACGGCTGAACGCACGGGTGAGGAATAA
- a CDS encoding choice-of-anchor L domain-containing protein — protein sequence MKKLSRYVLGVCLATAVATLTGSAQVTVTPETGASTLAGAILGPGYTINSATVTTAEPIPSGLLSNPTFTGPTTIRLSSSIVLSNSGLEGGGGEEPPEPSSQRRTDHRRRDRGRSIVPFSLGLPGDSDIDTISGGTSFDAVILTVEFTPATTRLFNLRFVFATNEEVTEGGIEFNDAAAIFIEGPGITGRPNLALLPGGAPVTVNNLFGSPALIGAPDPDTEHSFITTPILTQPVTVQAGETYTLKIVVADVGDEIVRSSIAVAPGQVLVNGRVNVVINSATLDASAPCSGYVDDLVLNGTLVNLTGSPVTLSNVFVEVAILGLPGPAGPFDFIVADPPHRLRTADGASCTTGGLVGSRQSVDLGSQPAEGFIQPGATQPITFRIARPVNRSLRFYVNVFGAEDANPMAPSRGQATRAWTPDAAAPIVVDIDRLLPEAPRRATPAAPTPGSTAAARR from the coding sequence GTGAAAAAACTTTCCCGTTATGTTCTGGGTGTATGCCTGGCGACCGCCGTGGCGACCCTTACCGGTTCAGCCCAAGTCACCGTTACCCCAGAGACTGGCGCCAGCACGCTGGCCGGTGCCATTCTAGGTCCCGGCTACACGATTAACTCCGCCACCGTGACCACCGCTGAACCAATCCCGAGTGGGTTGCTTTCCAACCCGACCTTCACCGGTCCAACGACCATCCGCCTGTCCAGTAGTATCGTGCTTTCCAATAGTGGACTGGAAGGTGGTGGCGGTGAGGAACCACCAGAACCAAGTAGCCAACGGCGGACGGACCACCGTCGGCGCGACCGAGGGCGGTCCATCGTCCCGTTTTCACTTGGCCTGCCCGGCGACTCAGACATTGACACCATCTCCGGCGGAACGTCGTTTGATGCGGTGATACTGACGGTGGAGTTCACCCCGGCAACCACACGCCTCTTTAACCTGCGGTTTGTGTTCGCTACGAATGAAGAGGTAACGGAGGGGGGAATTGAATTCAACGATGCGGCAGCGATCTTCATCGAGGGTCCGGGCATTACCGGACGGCCAAACCTTGCCTTGCTGCCGGGCGGCGCACCTGTCACGGTCAACAACCTGTTTGGCTCGCCGGCACTCATTGGTGCGCCTGATCCAGATACCGAGCACAGCTTCATCACGACGCCGATCCTCACCCAACCGGTGACGGTTCAGGCCGGGGAAACCTACACGCTGAAGATTGTCGTCGCGGATGTCGGGGATGAAATCGTGCGTTCCTCGATTGCCGTTGCGCCGGGGCAAGTGCTCGTCAATGGCCGCGTCAATGTGGTCATCAACAGCGCCACACTCGATGCTTCCGCGCCATGTAGCGGCTATGTGGATGACCTCGTCCTCAACGGCACGCTCGTCAATCTCACCGGCTCGCCAGTGACGCTGTCGAACGTTTTCGTTGAAGTTGCGATTCTGGGCCTGCCGGGACCGGCCGGGCCATTTGACTTCATCGTGGCCGACCCGCCGCACCGCCTCCGCACCGCGGACGGCGCGAGCTGCACGACCGGTGGACTGGTCGGCTCACGGCAGAGCGTTGACCTTGGTAGCCAGCCGGCCGAAGGCTTTATTCAGCCCGGCGCAACACAGCCCATTACCTTCCGCATTGCGCGTCCGGTGAACCGGAGCCTACGGTTTTATGTCAATGTCTTTGGCGCGGAAGATGCCAATCCGATGGCGCCCAGCCGGGGACAGGCTACGCGCGCCTGGACACCGGATGCTGCCGCGCCCATTGTCGTTGACATTGACCGGCTTTTGCCGGAAGCCCCCCGGCGGGCCACGCCGGCGGCCCCCACGCCAGGCAGCACCGCCGCGGCCAGGCGCTAG
- a CDS encoding tetratricopeptide repeat protein: MSANGNETPRQQLGITDEDFQRMGEIGAMYYEQGDLKRARTIFEGLVEVDPTSAAAHAALGALYTRTQEDALALASLEQAIALDPQMIAPYVNRAEVFLRSERYEEAIADLQRAIDLDPEEQDPGANRARAIALGIHQIVQEAAEQGGESIQ; this comes from the coding sequence ATGAGTGCTAACGGAAACGAAACGCCACGCCAGCAGCTCGGTATTACGGACGAAGACTTCCAGCGCATGGGCGAAATCGGGGCGATGTATTACGAGCAAGGTGATCTCAAGCGCGCCCGGACGATTTTTGAGGGACTGGTTGAGGTTGACCCGACCAGTGCTGCGGCCCATGCCGCGCTCGGCGCACTCTACACCCGTACCCAGGAAGATGCGTTGGCGCTCGCCAGTCTGGAGCAGGCGATTGCGCTCGACCCGCAAATGATTGCCCCCTACGTCAACCGCGCGGAAGTGTTTTTGCGAAGCGAGCGTTACGAGGAAGCGATTGCTGACTTGCAACGCGCCATAGACCTCGACCCGGAAGAGCAAGACCCTGGCGCGAATCGGGCGCGAGCGATTGCGCTTGGTATCCACCAGATTGTGCAGGAAGCCGCCGAGCAGGGCGGTGAAAGCATACAGTAA
- a CDS encoding M14 family metallopeptidase, which yields MPSKPAPIKLEPMPPRSGYEAPAAALARSLAESTAAAPKAFLTRCEKTDYAETGTYAETVALWKKMATASPYAELVAIGETAEGRTLYVLVASKDKAFTPTRAHKTGKPVVFIQNGIHPGEISGKDATSMLLRDILITKRHAAILDSVILVTMPVFNADGHERFSPWHRINQNGPREMGFRATATRLNLNRDYVKADAPEMRAWLRFFTAWKPDFFMDNHVTDGMDHQYDVTLDMPTEQNIWPTVGAWSKETFLPKLYERLEADGHVVGPYAEPRDARDWSKGFDVGVIEPRYSTTYVALWHRPALLVETHSLKSHRTQTWAHYDLMVHALAIIGAEGARLRNLVTEAERDMARLATREGPRKAFFLAGTPGDTGTPFTYKGVAWREETSLVTGQPVRVYESRPIDIPTTLFTKLKTTAAVPLPAGYLIPAAWTSVIEVLAAHGVELRRLRKAVTVTGETYRLSEPIWAARPFEGRLRLTNFTTRRIQVTRTLPAGTVYVPMDQPAARVIFNWLEPEGPDSAVRWGLFNTMFEQKEYAADYVFEPIARELLARNPKLRAEFERRLAEDADFAASPHARFQFLYERSPYYETDKDVYPVVRALEPLR from the coding sequence ATGCCGAGCAAACCTGCGCCAATCAAACTTGAACCCATGCCGCCCCGGTCGGGCTACGAAGCCCCGGCGGCAGCTCTGGCCCGTTCCCTGGCGGAAAGCACTGCTGCTGCGCCCAAGGCATTTCTTACGCGCTGTGAAAAGACAGACTACGCCGAGACGGGCACCTACGCGGAAACCGTTGCCCTGTGGAAAAAGATGGCAACGGCCTCGCCCTATGCCGAACTCGTCGCCATCGGCGAGACGGCCGAGGGACGAACGCTCTACGTCCTGGTTGCCTCAAAAGACAAAGCCTTCACGCCAACGCGCGCCCATAAAACTGGCAAGCCGGTGGTGTTCATTCAGAACGGCATTCACCCAGGGGAGATTTCGGGCAAGGATGCGACTTCGATGCTCCTGCGCGACATCCTCATCACGAAACGCCACGCGGCCATCCTCGATTCGGTCATTCTCGTGACGATGCCCGTCTTCAATGCGGATGGGCACGAACGCTTCAGCCCGTGGCACCGCATCAATCAAAACGGCCCGCGCGAGATGGGGTTTCGCGCAACGGCAACGCGCCTCAATCTCAACCGCGATTACGTCAAGGCCGACGCGCCTGAAATGCGCGCCTGGCTGCGCTTTTTTACCGCCTGGAAGCCGGATTTCTTCATGGATAACCACGTGACGGACGGCATGGACCACCAGTACGACGTGACGCTCGACATGCCAACCGAGCAAAACATCTGGCCGACGGTCGGCGCGTGGTCAAAGGAGACCTTCCTGCCCAAGCTTTACGAGCGGTTGGAGGCCGACGGTCACGTGGTCGGCCCCTACGCCGAACCACGCGACGCCCGCGATTGGTCAAAGGGCTTTGATGTGGGCGTCATCGAGCCGCGCTACTCGACAACCTATGTGGCGCTTTGGCACCGTCCGGCGCTCCTGGTAGAAACCCACAGCCTCAAGTCACACCGGACGCAGACTTGGGCGCACTACGACCTCATGGTTCACGCCCTCGCCATCATCGGCGCCGAAGGCGCACGGCTACGCAACTTGGTGACGGAGGCCGAACGCGACATGGCGCGGCTTGCCACGCGCGAGGGGCCAAGGAAAGCGTTTTTTCTGGCCGGAACGCCTGGCGACACCGGGACGCCGTTCACCTACAAGGGCGTCGCCTGGCGGGAGGAAACCAGCCTCGTCACGGGCCAGCCCGTCCGGGTGTACGAGTCCCGGCCGATTGACATCCCGACGACGTTGTTCACGAAACTCAAAACGACGGCGGCCGTCCCGCTCCCGGCGGGGTATCTCATTCCGGCTGCCTGGACGAGCGTCATTGAGGTACTGGCCGCGCACGGCGTCGAGCTGAGACGGCTGAGAAAGGCCGTGACCGTGACCGGTGAAACTTATCGGTTGAGCGAGCCAATTTGGGCCGCGCGTCCGTTTGAAGGACGGCTGAGGCTGACCAACTTTACGACCCGGCGCATTCAAGTGACGCGGACCTTGCCGGCCGGGACGGTGTACGTGCCGATGGACCAGCCAGCGGCGCGAGTCATCTTCAACTGGCTGGAACCGGAAGGGCCCGACTCGGCCGTTCGCTGGGGATTGTTCAACACGATGTTCGAGCAGAAGGAATACGCCGCCGATTATGTGTTCGAGCCGATTGCGCGGGAGCTATTGGCGCGCAATCCCAAGCTGAGGGCCGAGTTTGAACGCCGCCTGGCCGAAGATGCCGACTTTGCCGCCAGTCCACACGCGCGCTTTCAGTTTCTGTATGAGCGATCGCCCTACTACGAAACCGACAAGGACGTTTACCCGGTTGTGCGGGCGCTCGAACCGCTCCGGTAA
- a CDS encoding FHA domain-containing protein, protein MEVKLIVREVGAPPAAKPLLEDVWRTSVISLGSSPHATLRLTGLGIAAEHVVLFEENGHIAFANHGDGTRLNGLPVRNGDRRAITFGDRIHIGNYVVTVLDGNSLAVRLDDPRATGLLQAATRELFTSGLKFDLDSILPAAFRSPGGRKSLEIPENASFAQILDALVTTEDSFRFVIEGGYQPNVSLALPSGDAEASLGWEASGLRITMSQSEIATYCALVRKTGEQVTLHPVTAEHRLTVNDELVTEPRALVDGDRIRFASPLNRPLDRPLPTLIFRTPATLSLLAEAVAATPPPAVGVTSASADEAASVSASDPETKLPVDLNGEPPLRQVVEMPALTEADMRSATPEAASSGTRSSDAAPAAAPAKTGKIYYLGYFTGVELLVMVVGTLLGALVVYVILETL, encoded by the coding sequence ATGGAAGTCAAACTCATCGTGCGTGAAGTCGGCGCTCCGCCGGCCGCCAAGCCTCTACTCGAAGACGTTTGGCGCACCAGTGTCATTAGTCTGGGCAGTAGTCCGCACGCCACCCTGCGGTTGACTGGGTTGGGTATCGCCGCCGAACACGTCGTTCTGTTTGAGGAAAACGGCCACATCGCCTTCGCCAACCATGGGGATGGCACACGCCTGAATGGGCTGCCGGTGCGCAACGGAGACCGGCGCGCCATTACGTTTGGGGATCGGATTCACATCGGCAACTATGTGGTGACGGTGCTTGATGGCAACTCACTGGCGGTTCGCTTGGACGACCCCCGCGCCACCGGTTTGTTGCAGGCCGCGACGCGCGAGTTATTCACCAGTGGCTTGAAGTTTGACCTGGACAGCATCTTACCGGCGGCCTTTCGTTCTCCCGGCGGGCGGAAGTCGCTGGAAATTCCCGAAAACGCCAGCTTCGCTCAAATCCTTGACGCGCTGGTGACGACGGAAGACAGCTTTCGTTTCGTCATCGAGGGCGGGTATCAGCCCAATGTGTCGTTGGCGTTGCCATCTGGCGATGCGGAAGCATCGTTGGGGTGGGAAGCGTCAGGGCTACGCATCACGATGAGCCAGTCAGAGATCGCCACCTACTGCGCGCTCGTCCGCAAGACCGGGGAGCAAGTCACGCTCCATCCGGTGACGGCCGAACACCGCCTGACCGTCAATGACGAGCTGGTGACCGAACCCCGCGCGCTGGTAGATGGCGACCGCATCCGATTCGCATCACCGTTGAATCGTCCGCTGGATCGGCCCCTGCCAACGCTCATTTTCCGCACGCCGGCGACGCTCTCCCTGCTGGCCGAAGCAGTCGCGGCAACACCGCCCCCAGCCGTTGGGGTGACCTCCGCCAGTGCGGACGAAGCCGCCTCAGTGTCGGCGTCAGACCCCGAAACCAAGCTGCCTGTGGACCTGAACGGGGAGCCGCCGCTGCGGCAGGTGGTCGAGATGCCGGCGCTGACGGAAGCCGATATGCGCTCGGCAACGCCCGAAGCCGCGTCTTCGGGAACCAGGTCTTCGGACGCTGCCCCGGCCGCCGCTCCTGCCAAGACTGGAAAGATTTACTACTTGGGCTATTTTACCGGCGTCGAGCTACTGGTCATGGTCGTTGGCACGCTGCTTGGCGCACTCGTCGTGTATGTCATCCTCGAAACACTATGA